The Apium graveolens cultivar Ventura chromosome 6, ASM990537v1, whole genome shotgun sequence genome contains a region encoding:
- the LOC141665456 gene encoding uncharacterized protein LOC141665456 → MDRLTWMYKIPRVSHAYVNGVNEFIACAVENLKKKQIEHGKEDRITCPCRDCYNMKNYPNIDTVREHLFRRGFMEDYTKWIWHGEGIHTSKTETSSKIYESYGDSMPRNEEDDAENDRVKEMMQDVEEILVHQPEVLENLVDDSKKPLYHGCNVQFTRLSTTLKLCKLKVKNGWSDKSFTKMLKLLAEMLPAKNELLTSTYEAKKILCPMGMNVKNIHACPNDCVLFRKEHEHLHTCPKCGASRYKQDGNNSSINDKRPPIKVLRYLPRVERFRRLFANSNYAKLVRWHVDGRKSDGML, encoded by the coding sequence TGGATCGTCTCACGTGGATGTATAAAATACCACGGGTCTCGCATGCCTATGTTAATGGTGTTAATGAGTTCATTGCATGTGCGGTAGAAAATCTAAAAAAGAAACAGATCGAACATGGAAAAGAAGACAGGATCACATGTCCATGTCGTGATTGTTATAATATGAAAAACTATCCTAATATTGACACTGTTCGTGAGCATTTATTTCGCCGTGGTTTCATGGAAGATTATACTAAGTGGATTTGGCATGGGGAGGGAATACACACTAGCAAGACTGAGACTTCTAGCAAAATTTATGAAAGTTATGGAGACAGTATGCCTCGTAATGAAGAAGATGATGCTGAAAATGATAGGGTTAAAGAGATGATGCAAGATGTTGAAGAAATCCTAGTGCACCAACCAGAAGTTCTGGAGAACTTGGTTGATGATTCTAAAAAACCTCTCTATCATGGGTGCAATGTTCAATTTACTAGGTTATCAACAACCTTGAAGTTGTGTAAACTCAAAGTAAAAAATGGTTGGAGTGACAAGAGTTTCACTAAAATGCTCAAACTTTTAGCAGAAATGCTTCCTGCAAAAAATGAGCTTCTTACTTCCACATACGAGGCGAAGAAGATATTGTGTCCAATGGGTATGAATGTAAAGAATATACATGCTTGTCCAAATGATTGTGTGCTCTTTCGCAAGGAGCATGAACATTTACACACATGTCCAAAGTGTGGAGCCTCCCGATATAAGCAGGATGGAAATAATTCTTCTATTAATGACAAGAGGCCTCCTATCAAGGTGTTGCGCTACTTACCCAGAGTGGAACGATTCAGACGTCTCTTTGCAAATTCCAATTATGCAAAGCTTGTAAGGTGGCACGTGGATGGGAGAAAATCAGATGGAATGCTCTGA
- the LOC141665458 gene encoding uncharacterized protein LOC141665458: protein MGHRTFLPLTHPNRKRKNDFDGTIETRVARFPLTGKEVFERVKDIDVVLGKLYKKPTPNSIWKKRSIFWDLPYWEHLQVRHCLDFMHIEKNVCESIIGTLLNIPSKTKDGMKARLDLQELGVRAELAPQQSGKRAYLPPACYTLSRKEKISFCECLSSVKVPSGYSSNPKNLLSMKDLKLLGLKSHDCHVLMQHLLPVAIRGIMPRHVRVVIMKLCFFFNVICSKVIDPLTLDKLQADIIVTLCEFEMYFLYSFFDIIVHLVTHLVREIKICGPLYVRQMYPFERFLCILKAYVRNRHHPEASIVEAFSTEFERGNSITSQDVKKSYYGVIEEIWEIDYKDFKVALFKCKLFDIRRGVRVDESGFTLVDFNRFGHEDDPFILATQVKQVFYIRDPADVRWSIVLQGKRRIIGVDNVEDEEEYNQFDENPPFSIGLQTTSIEDSTDISYARNDHDEGVWIDHQ from the coding sequence ATGGGTCATCGCACGTTTCTTCCACTTACTCACCCTAATCGTAAGAGGAAAAACGATTTTGATGGGACTATCGAGACTCGAGTGGCTCGTTTTCCTTTAACCGGGAAGGAGGTCTTTGAACGAGTTAAAGACATTGATGTTGTTCTTGGGAAGCTGTATAAAAAGCCAACTCCGAATAGTatttggaagaaaagatctaTATTTTGGGATCTACCATATTGGGAACACTTGCAAGTGAGACATTGCCTTGACTTTATGCATATTGAAAAAAATGTTTGTGAAAGCATTATTGGGACACTATTGAATATACCTAGTAAGACGAAGGATGGGATGAAAGCGAGGCTAGACTTGCAAGAGTTGGGTGTACGAGCTGAGTTAGCACCACAACAATCTGGTAAACGTGCGTATCTACCTCCCGCTTGTTACACTTTGTCCAGGAAAGAGAAAATAAGCTTTTGTGAGTGTTTATCAAGTGTCAAAGTTCCATCTGGATATTCCTCAAATCCTAAAAACCTTCTCTCAATGAAAGACTTGAAGCTTTTAGGTTTGAAGTCACATGATTGTCACGTGCTAATGCAACATCTTCTACCGGTTGCAATTCGAGGCATAATGCCGAGGCACGTGAGAGTGGTTATCATGAAATTGTGCTTCTTCTTTAATGTTATATGTAGCAAGGTCATCGATCCCTTGACTTTGGATAAATTGCAAGCTGATATTATAGTCACACTTTGTGAATTTGAAATGTATTTCCTATATTCATTCTTCGACATTATAGTGCATTTAGTGACTCATCTTGTGAGAGAGATAAAAATTTGTGGTCCTTTGTATGTGCGTCAAATGTATCCTTTCGAGAGGTTTCTGTGCATTTTAAAAGCATATGTGAGAAATCGGCATCATCCTGAAGCAAGCATAGTAGAAGCTTTTTCAACAGAATTTGAAAGAGGCAATTCCATTACATCACAAGATGTAAAGAAGTCTTATTATGGGGTGATTGAGGAAATCTGGGAGATTGATTACAAAGATTTCAAAGTTGCACTATTTAAATGTAAATTGTTTGATATCCGTCGTGGTGTTCGAGTGGATGAGTCAGGTTTCACTTTGGTTGACTTCAATCGGTTTGGTCATGAGGATGATCCATTTATACTTGCAACACAGGTCAAACAAGTTTTTTATATTCGAGACCCGGCTGATGTGAGGTGGTCAATTGTTCTTCAAGGTAAGCGACGTATTATTGGAGTTGATAATGTCGAAGATGAGGAAGAGTATAATCAATTTGACGAGAACCCCCCTTTCTCGATTGGCCTACAAACCACATCTATAGAAGATAGTACGGATATAAGTTATGCACGCAATGACCATGACGAAGGGGTATGGATTGATCATCAATAA